A single genomic interval of Microbacterium sp. LWO14-1.2 harbors:
- a CDS encoding NADP-dependent oxidoreductase: protein MRSAKYSGPGSAADVISIVEVETPTPGPGQVLLRVGAAGLNPVDVKIRAAAHDFGVIRYSDLPGWDVAGVIAEVGPEVAGWAPGDRVHALAAFPDIAHTLAEYALVSASDLAPIPSTWSTAQAGAAPLAVLTAWQALDAAGVRDGQRVLVLGGAGGVGHLAIQLAVARGAEVVTTGSPAKHELLRGWGAAEVVDYRDEQGLAAIAPVDAVIVTVDATLPPRGAVREGTSVITITGLSAAQTAQLGEWGASPVQRILVHADGAELSEIATLAEAGRVSVHLDSSYPLDELAAAQERVETGRSTGKVAVIVDPGI from the coding sequence GTGCGTTCAGCGAAGTACTCAGGCCCCGGCTCGGCCGCCGACGTGATCTCGATCGTCGAGGTCGAGACACCGACCCCGGGGCCCGGCCAGGTCCTCCTCCGGGTCGGAGCAGCCGGCCTCAACCCCGTCGACGTGAAGATCCGGGCGGCAGCGCACGACTTCGGCGTCATCCGCTACTCCGATCTCCCCGGGTGGGACGTCGCCGGCGTGATCGCCGAGGTCGGCCCCGAGGTCGCAGGCTGGGCGCCCGGCGACCGCGTCCACGCGCTCGCCGCCTTCCCCGACATCGCGCACACGCTGGCGGAGTACGCGCTCGTCTCCGCCAGCGACCTCGCCCCGATCCCGAGCACGTGGTCGACGGCGCAGGCCGGCGCCGCCCCGCTCGCTGTGCTCACGGCCTGGCAGGCGCTGGATGCCGCGGGGGTGCGCGACGGGCAGCGCGTCCTCGTCCTCGGCGGCGCCGGAGGCGTCGGTCACCTGGCGATCCAGCTCGCCGTCGCCCGCGGAGCAGAGGTCGTCACGACGGGCAGCCCGGCGAAGCACGAGCTGCTGCGGGGCTGGGGAGCGGCCGAGGTCGTCGACTACCGCGACGAGCAGGGCCTCGCCGCCATCGCCCCCGTCGACGCCGTGATCGTCACTGTCGACGCGACGCTCCCGCCGCGCGGTGCCGTGCGCGAGGGGACGTCGGTGATCACGATCACCGGCCTGTCCGCCGCGCAGACGGCCCAGCTCGGGGAATGGGGAGCATCGCCCGTGCAGCGCATCCTCGTCCATGCCGACGGCGCAGAGCTGTCGGAGATCGCGACGCTCGCCGAAGCGGGTCGCGTGAGCGTGCACCTCGACTCGAGCTATCCGCTCGACGAGCTCGCCGCGGCGCAGGAGCGGGTGGAGACGGGACGCTCGACGGGCAAGGTCGCCGTCATCGTCGATCCGGGGATCTGA
- a CDS encoding MarR family transcriptional regulator, which translates to MSQADEVDRIVGAWNAQRPDLDFSPLEVLSRVDRLTRLLDRARRDVFRRSDLEPWEWDVLSALRRAGSPFQLSPKQLLQQTLVSSGTMTNRIDRLVGRRFVRREADPADGRSVLVTLTDDGRIRVDAAITRLVDVEADLLQGLSRGDRDRLAALLRKLSLSFDV; encoded by the coding sequence ATGAGCCAGGCGGATGAGGTCGATCGCATCGTCGGCGCCTGGAACGCCCAGCGCCCCGATCTGGACTTCTCCCCCCTGGAGGTGCTGTCGCGCGTCGACCGCCTCACGCGTCTGCTCGACCGCGCCAGGCGCGATGTCTTCCGACGCAGCGACCTCGAGCCGTGGGAGTGGGACGTGCTCTCCGCCCTGCGTAGGGCCGGCTCGCCGTTCCAGCTCTCGCCCAAACAGCTGCTGCAGCAGACGCTCGTCTCCAGCGGCACGATGACCAACCGCATCGACCGTCTCGTCGGACGGCGGTTCGTGCGTCGAGAGGCCGATCCCGCCGACGGACGCAGCGTGCTCGTCACGCTCACCGACGACGGACGCATCCGCGTGGATGCCGCGATCACACGTCTCGTCGATGTCGAGGCCGACCTGCTGCAGGGGCTCTCGCGTGGCGACCGCGACCGCCTCGCAGCACTGCTGCGCAAGCTCAGCCTCAGCTTCGACGTCTGA
- the glmU gene encoding bifunctional UDP-N-acetylglucosamine diphosphorylase/glucosamine-1-phosphate N-acetyltransferase GlmU, which produces MTGNNLAIIVLAAGQGTRMKSRLPKVLHPIGGRPLVGHVLTTAARLAADHVEVVVRHERDQVVAALREDYPDAVFVDQDDVPGTGRAVQVAIDAIPDFQGDVLVLSGDCPLADADTLGAFLAEHRDAGAAATLMTAVVDDPTGYGRVIRDADGGVDRIVEQKDATADEAAVREINAGMYVFRAEVLRRYLPQVGVDNAQGEMYLTDVPGLLRAAGDRVAASVVSDVSVTFGVNDRAQLALVGRLLNERIVRRWQLEGVTVIDPATTWIDDDATLAPDVTILPNTHILRATTIAEGATVGPDTTLVDCEVGERATVRRTDATLAVIGAEATVGPFSFLRPGTVLGAKGKIGAYVETKNAEIGEGSKVPHLSYVGDATIGRGVNLGASTITANYDDVNKHRTVVEDEVHTGSHTTLVAPVRLGAGAKTGAGAVVRKDVPAGALAMSVAPQRNIEGWVENNRAGTGAADAAARARTAE; this is translated from the coding sequence ATGACAGGGAACAACCTCGCCATCATCGTCCTCGCCGCAGGACAGGGCACGCGTATGAAGTCCCGCCTTCCGAAGGTGCTGCACCCGATCGGCGGACGACCCCTCGTCGGCCACGTGCTGACCACCGCCGCGCGGCTCGCCGCCGACCACGTCGAGGTCGTCGTGCGTCACGAGCGCGACCAGGTGGTCGCCGCGCTGCGCGAGGACTATCCCGACGCCGTCTTCGTCGACCAGGACGACGTGCCGGGCACCGGCCGTGCCGTGCAGGTGGCGATCGACGCGATCCCCGACTTCCAGGGAGACGTGCTCGTGCTCTCCGGCGACTGCCCTCTGGCCGACGCCGACACCCTCGGCGCGTTCCTCGCCGAGCATCGGGATGCCGGAGCTGCGGCGACCCTGATGACGGCGGTCGTCGACGACCCGACCGGATACGGGCGAGTGATCCGCGATGCCGACGGCGGCGTCGACCGCATCGTGGAGCAGAAGGACGCGACCGCCGACGAAGCCGCCGTGCGCGAGATCAACGCGGGCATGTACGTGTTCCGTGCCGAGGTGCTGCGCCGCTACCTGCCCCAGGTCGGCGTCGACAACGCGCAGGGGGAGATGTACCTCACCGACGTGCCCGGTCTGCTGCGCGCCGCAGGCGACCGCGTCGCGGCATCCGTCGTCTCCGACGTGTCCGTGACGTTCGGCGTCAACGACCGCGCGCAGCTCGCGCTCGTCGGCCGTCTGCTGAACGAGCGCATCGTGCGCCGCTGGCAGCTCGAGGGGGTCACCGTCATCGACCCGGCCACCACCTGGATCGACGACGACGCGACGCTCGCACCCGACGTCACGATCCTCCCGAACACGCACATCCTGCGCGCCACGACCATCGCCGAGGGGGCGACCGTCGGCCCCGACACCACCCTCGTCGACTGCGAGGTGGGGGAGCGGGCGACCGTGCGCCGCACCGACGCGACCCTCGCCGTGATCGGCGCCGAGGCCACCGTCGGGCCGTTCTCGTTCCTGCGACCGGGCACCGTGCTCGGCGCCAAGGGCAAGATCGGCGCCTACGTCGAGACGAAGAACGCCGAGATCGGCGAGGGCAGCAAGGTGCCGCACCTGTCGTACGTCGGCGACGCCACGATCGGCCGGGGCGTGAACCTCGGCGCGAGCACCATCACCGCGAACTACGACGATGTGAACAAGCACCGCACCGTGGTCGAGGACGAGGTGCACACGGGCTCGCACACGACCCTGGTCGCGCCCGTTAGGCTGGGTGCTGGCGCCAAGACAGGTGCCGGCGCCGTCGTCCGCAAGGACGTCCCGGCCGGTGCCCTTGCCATGAGCGTCGCCCCCCAGCGCAACATCGAGGGCTGGGTCGAGAACAACAGGGCAGGCACGGGTGCGGCGGATGCCGCAGCACGGGCTCGGACGGCGGAGTAG
- a CDS encoding ribose-phosphate diphosphokinase: MARKKKTVDLDRDNGIAPGLVAKTKKRLVVAGGRSHPELTAAVAAALGTEIAPVEHRTFASGEIYARFEVSIRGCDLFLIQTFGEPVNEWLMETLIMIDAAKRASAKRITVVAPYYPYSRQDKKGRGREPISARLVADLLKTAGADRVMSVDLHAAQIQGFFDGPVDHLFAKPVLLDHFQRTLSPEDREILTVVSPDMGRVRVADTWSDSLGAPLAIIHKRRDPKVANQVSVHEIVGAVEGRTCLLVDDMIDTGGTIVKAAQALKANGAHRVIVAATHAIFSDPASERLQDASIDEVVITDTIPLTESRRWEKLTILPIAPLLARAIHEVFEDGSVTSMFGGDA, translated from the coding sequence ATGGCGCGCAAGAAGAAGACGGTCGACCTGGACCGGGACAACGGCATCGCGCCGGGTCTCGTCGCGAAGACCAAGAAGCGGCTCGTCGTCGCCGGTGGTCGATCGCACCCGGAGCTGACGGCCGCCGTCGCTGCGGCGCTCGGCACCGAGATCGCCCCGGTCGAGCACCGCACCTTCGCCTCCGGCGAGATCTACGCGCGGTTCGAGGTGTCGATCCGCGGGTGCGACCTCTTCCTCATCCAGACGTTCGGCGAGCCGGTGAACGAGTGGCTCATGGAGACGCTCATCATGATCGACGCCGCCAAGCGCGCGTCGGCCAAGCGCATCACGGTCGTCGCGCCGTACTATCCGTATTCGCGTCAGGACAAGAAGGGCCGCGGTCGTGAGCCGATCAGCGCCCGTCTCGTGGCCGACCTGCTGAAGACGGCGGGCGCCGACCGCGTCATGAGCGTCGACCTGCACGCCGCCCAGATCCAGGGCTTCTTCGACGGCCCCGTCGACCACCTGTTCGCGAAGCCCGTGCTGCTCGACCACTTCCAGCGCACGCTGAGCCCGGAGGACCGCGAGATCCTCACGGTCGTCTCGCCCGACATGGGCCGTGTCCGCGTCGCCGACACCTGGTCCGACAGCCTGGGTGCGCCCCTGGCCATCATCCACAAGCGCCGTGACCCGAAGGTCGCGAACCAGGTCTCGGTGCACGAGATCGTCGGCGCCGTCGAGGGGCGCACCTGCCTCCTCGTCGACGACATGATCGACACCGGCGGCACGATCGTGAAGGCCGCGCAGGCGCTCAAGGCCAACGGCGCGCATCGCGTGATCGTGGCCGCCACGCACGCGATCTTCAGCGACCCGGCGTCGGAGCGGCTGCAGGACGCCTCGATCGACGAGGTCGTCATCACCGACACGATCCCGCTCACGGAGTCGCGGCGCTGGGAGAAGCTCACGATCCTCCCGATCGCGCCGCTGCTGGCCCGCGCCATCCACGAGGTGTTCGAGGACGGCTCGGTCACGAGCATGTTCGGCGGCGACGCGTAG
- a CDS encoding FMN-binding protein translates to MIRTTVPTTVRKGSALLGVAGLLVLAGCSGTGDAQSPSTGDNGSTPSSDSAATGGEYKDGTYEAEGSYQTPETVETISVSLTIADGVVESVEVTGDPKARETEQYQGQFIDGISDEVVGKSLDDISVSRVAGSSLTSGGFNEAVASIKEQAAA, encoded by the coding sequence ATGATCCGCACGACCGTACCGACCACTGTCCGCAAGGGTTCCGCGCTCCTCGGCGTCGCCGGACTCCTCGTCCTCGCCGGGTGCTCCGGCACCGGTGACGCGCAGTCGCCCTCGACCGGCGACAACGGAAGCACGCCGTCGTCGGACTCGGCCGCCACCGGTGGCGAGTACAAGGACGGCACATACGAGGCCGAGGGCTCGTACCAGACCCCCGAGACCGTCGAGACGATCTCGGTGTCGCTGACGATCGCCGACGGCGTCGTCGAATCCGTCGAGGTCACGGGCGACCCCAAGGCCCGCGAGACCGAGCAGTACCAGGGCCAGTTCATCGACGGCATCTCCGACGAGGTCGTGGGCAAGTCCCTCGACGACATCTCGGTGAGCCGCGTCGCCGGCTCCTCGCTCACGAGCGGCGGATTCAACGAAGCCGTCGCGTCGATCAAGGAGCAGGCCGCCGCCTGA
- a CDS encoding FAD:protein FMN transferase, producing the protein MAIWRFEAIGTRWEIESASDLDDASRQAVSAEIERFDREWSRFRDDSGVTRVGREGGSIRSRDAAPMLDAYRDASAATGGAVNPLVGDSLAALGYDAAYTLTAGPPVAAPSDWQRLVRWTAAEATASAPALLDVGALGKGRLVDLVIDVLSRVPGDLVVDAGGDIRARGAGVRIGLEHPYDPTKAIGVVELQDAALCASAVNRRAWGDGLHHVLDARTGVPVRTWAATWAIASDAMRADAVATALFFDGGTELAADWGVEWVRMSTDGRAERSAGCPAELFSVRA; encoded by the coding sequence ATGGCCATCTGGCGCTTCGAGGCGATCGGCACGCGGTGGGAGATCGAGAGCGCGTCCGACCTCGACGACGCGTCGCGGCAGGCCGTGAGCGCGGAGATCGAGCGCTTCGATCGGGAGTGGTCGAGGTTCCGCGACGACTCGGGCGTCACGCGGGTCGGCCGCGAGGGCGGGTCGATCCGCTCACGCGATGCCGCCCCCATGCTCGACGCGTACCGCGACGCCTCGGCCGCGACGGGCGGTGCCGTGAACCCTCTCGTCGGCGACAGCCTCGCAGCCTTGGGCTATGACGCCGCATACACTCTCACGGCCGGCCCGCCGGTCGCCGCTCCCTCGGACTGGCAGCGACTCGTGCGCTGGACGGCGGCCGAGGCCACGGCATCCGCTCCCGCTCTGCTCGACGTCGGCGCTCTCGGGAAGGGCCGACTGGTGGACCTCGTGATCGACGTGCTGTCGCGTGTGCCCGGCGACCTCGTCGTCGACGCCGGCGGCGACATCCGGGCGCGCGGAGCCGGGGTGCGCATCGGCCTCGAGCACCCGTACGACCCGACCAAGGCGATCGGCGTCGTCGAGCTGCAGGATGCCGCGCTCTGCGCCTCGGCGGTCAACCGCCGCGCCTGGGGAGACGGCCTGCACCATGTGCTCGACGCGCGCACCGGCGTCCCCGTGCGCACCTGGGCGGCGACCTGGGCGATCGCCTCGGACGCGATGCGAGCGGATGCCGTCGCCACGGCGCTCTTCTTCGACGGCGGCACCGAGCTCGCCGCCGACTGGGGCGTGGAGTGGGTGCGCATGTCGACCGATGGGCGCGCCGAGCGCTCTGCGGGGTGCCCGGCCGAGCTGTTCTCCGTCAGGGCGTAG
- a CDS encoding flavodoxin reductase codes for MITSLTALRQRVLAFLGGISMYRLVLFALLALAVIAIALSALGVIVSPTPLEIVASFAVLAVVIAAVDAAVQRLLRLPWRLESSLVTALILLFVLRPGVEGTALLGLAIAGALASLSKYLIAWRGRHILNPAAFGASVVSILGSFGAFEWLGTSSSWWVGTPSLFLPVAVLGLAVLWRTEKVRIVLAFLVIAIAVSVLRQAVQAQEFAIAFDLGTALSFAVLQSPFLFLGAFMLSEPLTMPPRRWQQFSVAALVGVLAGWPIAIGSLFTLGQERALLIGNLLAFAFALRGSVRLVLEQRRSLTPTAQELTFRARGTVRFLPGQYLELDVPHRRPDARGTRREFSIVSAPADLPTLRIAYKDGDQQHPSSYKRALAAAQPGATLAVTGTWGDFLLPRSDAPVLMVAAGIGVTPFVSQLRQLHQTGRQRDVVLVYVAADSGELAFRDELAATGARVVVFTRDEPADLPAHWSWAQGARLDGAGLDQWVPDLGSRHAYISGPPRLIADLAPALQKARSLTTDAFAGY; via the coding sequence GTGATCACCTCCCTCACCGCACTGCGGCAGCGCGTGCTGGCGTTCCTCGGCGGCATCTCGATGTACCGTCTCGTGCTGTTCGCCCTGCTCGCGCTCGCCGTGATCGCGATCGCGCTCTCGGCGCTCGGCGTGATCGTCTCGCCGACGCCCCTCGAGATCGTCGCGTCGTTCGCCGTGCTCGCGGTCGTCATCGCGGCCGTCGACGCCGCCGTGCAGCGCCTGCTCCGCCTCCCGTGGCGTCTCGAGTCCTCGCTGGTGACGGCTCTCATCCTGCTGTTCGTCCTGCGTCCGGGAGTCGAGGGCACCGCACTGCTGGGTCTCGCGATCGCCGGCGCCCTCGCGAGCCTGTCGAAGTACCTCATCGCGTGGCGTGGCCGACACATCCTCAACCCCGCCGCGTTCGGCGCGTCCGTCGTGTCGATCCTCGGGTCGTTCGGTGCTTTCGAGTGGCTGGGCACCTCGTCGTCGTGGTGGGTCGGCACGCCCTCGCTGTTCCTCCCCGTCGCGGTCCTCGGTCTCGCGGTGCTGTGGCGCACCGAGAAGGTGCGCATCGTGCTCGCCTTCCTCGTGATCGCGATCGCCGTGTCGGTGCTGCGGCAGGCGGTGCAGGCGCAGGAGTTCGCGATCGCGTTCGACCTCGGCACCGCGCTCTCGTTCGCCGTGCTGCAGTCGCCCTTCCTCTTCCTCGGCGCGTTCATGCTGTCGGAGCCCCTGACGATGCCGCCGAGGCGCTGGCAGCAGTTCTCGGTGGCCGCCCTGGTCGGTGTCCTCGCCGGGTGGCCCATCGCGATCGGGTCGCTGTTCACGCTCGGTCAGGAACGGGCCCTGCTCATCGGCAACCTGCTCGCCTTCGCCTTCGCACTGCGGGGGTCGGTACGTCTCGTGCTCGAGCAGCGGCGGTCGCTCACCCCCACGGCGCAGGAACTCACCTTCCGCGCCCGCGGAACCGTGCGCTTCCTTCCCGGCCAGTACCTCGAACTCGACGTGCCGCACCGGCGGCCCGACGCCCGAGGCACCCGACGCGAGTTCAGCATCGTCTCGGCGCCCGCCGACCTGCCGACACTGCGCATCGCGTACAAGGACGGCGATCAGCAGCATCCGTCGAGCTACAAGCGCGCCCTCGCGGCGGCCCAGCCGGGCGCCACACTCGCTGTGACGGGCACCTGGGGCGACTTCCTCCTCCCGCGCTCCGACGCGCCCGTGCTCATGGTGGCAGCGGGCATCGGCGTGACGCCGTTCGTGTCGCAGCTGCGGCAGCTGCACCAGACCGGTCGGCAGCGTGACGTGGTGCTCGTGTACGTCGCCGCCGACAGCGGCGAGCTGGCCTTCCGCGACGAGCTCGCGGCGACGGGTGCGCGGGTGGTCGTGTTCACCCGCGACGAGCCCGCCGACCTGCCCGCGCACTGGAGCTGGGCGCAGGGTGCGCGCCTCGACGGCGCCGGCCTCGATCAGTGGGTGCCGGACCTCGGCTCCCGCCACGCGTACATCTCCGGTCCGCCGCGGCTCATCGCCGACCTCGCCCCTGCGCTGCAGAAGGCCAGGTCGCTCACGACCGACGCGTTCGCCGGCTACTGA
- a CDS encoding ATP-binding protein has product MTTPRLAARPMSLQTRLMTAVIGFVSLILVIVSIITSAILGRTLEGQLDQKIEQYAGQLTYLVNKFPSNIGTAADIFSATTSPESGLLVAVSNQAGVSGVVLNSPRDEMSTGPSVLSSRQLDQIETGLHGGPNATVTIDGLGSYRLVVATAPQTGATVVTGLPRDEIQNQLTTLLTVIVLATLGGLILLALTTAITIRVSLRPLRAVAATATRVANQQLDRGQVEITERVPAYEADPRTETGLVGASLNKLLDHVNTSLAARQKNEERMRRFVADASHELRTPLASIRGYSELSLKALSQQQGPAAIEGTTTSLERIQAQSLRMSRLVEDLLLLARLDEGRELVHGTVDLTQLALEGLSDARPTAPEHHWNIEVPDEPLVIVGDAGRMHQVVANLLANARTHTPAGTHITLRVDREGDDAVLRVHDDGPGIDPSVRDELFARFARADTSRARQTGGTGLGLAIVKAIVEGHGGQITVDSEPGDTTFTVRIPMHHESPADDDSSDQ; this is encoded by the coding sequence GTGACCACTCCCCGACTCGCGGCACGGCCGATGAGCCTGCAGACCCGGCTCATGACGGCCGTGATCGGGTTCGTGTCGCTCATCCTCGTGATCGTCTCGATCATCACGAGCGCGATCCTCGGCCGCACCCTGGAGGGACAGCTCGACCAGAAGATCGAGCAGTATGCCGGGCAGCTCACCTACCTGGTCAACAAGTTCCCCTCGAACATCGGCACCGCAGCCGACATCTTCTCAGCCACCACCTCACCCGAGTCGGGGCTACTGGTCGCGGTGTCGAACCAGGCGGGCGTCAGCGGCGTGGTCCTCAACAGTCCGCGGGACGAGATGAGCACCGGCCCATCGGTCTTGAGCTCGAGGCAGCTCGACCAGATCGAGACAGGTCTGCACGGCGGCCCCAACGCGACCGTGACGATCGACGGGCTCGGGTCGTATCGACTCGTCGTGGCGACCGCGCCGCAGACCGGGGCGACCGTCGTGACGGGTCTGCCGCGCGACGAGATCCAGAATCAGCTCACGACCCTCCTGACGGTCATCGTGCTCGCGACTCTCGGCGGGCTGATCCTGCTCGCCCTGACAACAGCGATCACGATCAGGGTGAGCCTGCGTCCGCTGCGGGCCGTCGCGGCGACCGCCACCCGCGTCGCGAACCAGCAGCTGGATCGCGGCCAGGTCGAGATCACCGAACGGGTTCCTGCCTACGAGGCCGATCCGCGCACCGAGACCGGTCTCGTCGGCGCATCGTTGAACAAGCTGCTCGATCACGTGAACACGTCGCTGGCCGCACGCCAGAAGAACGAGGAGCGGATGCGACGGTTCGTCGCGGACGCGAGCCACGAGCTGCGGACGCCGCTCGCCAGCATCCGCGGGTACTCCGAACTGTCGCTCAAGGCCCTCAGCCAGCAGCAGGGGCCTGCGGCGATCGAGGGAACCACGACCTCGCTCGAGCGCATCCAGGCGCAGTCGCTGCGCATGTCACGGCTCGTGGAGGATCTGCTGCTCCTCGCGCGGCTCGACGAGGGCCGGGAACTCGTGCACGGCACCGTCGACCTCACCCAGCTCGCCTTGGAGGGCCTCTCTGACGCCCGGCCGACGGCGCCGGAGCACCACTGGAACATCGAGGTGCCCGACGAGCCGCTCGTGATCGTCGGCGATGCCGGCCGGATGCATCAGGTGGTCGCCAACCTGCTCGCGAACGCCCGCACGCACACGCCGGCAGGCACCCACATCACGCTGCGCGTCGACCGCGAGGGCGACGACGCGGTGCTGCGCGTGCACGACGACGGCCCCGGCATCGACCCGAGTGTGCGCGACGAGCTGTTCGCCCGGTTCGCCAGGGCGGACACCTCGCGAGCCAGACAGACCGGCGGCACCGGGCTCGGACTCGCGATCGTGAAGGCGATCGTCGAGGGGCACGGCGGGCAGATCACCGTCGACAGCGAACCCGGCGACACGACCTTCACGGTGCGGATCCCGATGCACCACGAATCGCCCGCGGACGACGACTCCTCGGATCAGTAG
- a CDS encoding response regulator transcription factor, whose translation MSTDLPELRRPDGSPLRILAVDDEQMLTDLLAMALRMEGWEVRTASSGLEALQVAREFEPDALVLDIMMPDLDGMSVLRRLREAGNLVPVLFLTAKDAVGDRVAGLTAGGDDYVTKPFSLEEVIARLRAIIRRTGHATADDGQSILRVADLSLNEDSHEVVRDGTEIELTATEFELLRFLMRNERRVLSKAQILDRVWSYDFGGKSSVVELYISYLRKKIDAGRTPLLHTVRGVGYMIKAPQ comes from the coding sequence ATGAGCACCGATCTGCCCGAACTGCGCCGCCCCGACGGCTCCCCCCTGCGCATCCTCGCCGTCGACGACGAGCAGATGCTCACCGACCTGCTCGCGATGGCCCTGCGGATGGAGGGCTGGGAGGTGCGGACCGCATCCTCGGGACTCGAAGCCCTGCAGGTCGCCCGCGAGTTCGAGCCGGATGCCCTGGTGCTCGACATCATGATGCCCGACCTCGACGGCATGTCGGTGCTGCGGCGACTCCGCGAGGCGGGGAACCTGGTGCCCGTCCTGTTCCTCACCGCGAAGGATGCCGTCGGCGACCGCGTCGCGGGCCTCACCGCCGGCGGCGACGACTACGTCACCAAGCCCTTCAGCCTCGAAGAGGTGATCGCGCGCCTGCGTGCGATCATCCGCCGCACGGGGCACGCCACCGCCGACGACGGCCAGTCGATCCTCCGCGTCGCCGACCTCTCGCTCAACGAGGACAGCCACGAGGTCGTGCGCGACGGCACCGAGATCGAGCTGACCGCCACCGAGTTCGAGCTGCTGCGCTTCCTCATGCGCAACGAACGGCGCGTGCTGTCGAAGGCGCAGATCCTCGACCGGGTGTGGAGCTACGACTTCGGCGGCAAGTCCTCGGTGGTCGAGCTGTACATCTCGTACCTCCGCAAGAAGATCGACGCGGGCCGCACTCCCCTGCTGCACACCGTGCGCGGCGTCGGCTACATGATCAAGGCGCCTCAGTGA
- the gndA gene encoding NADP-dependent phosphogluconate dehydrogenase, with protein MPEASANIGVVGLAVMGSNLARNLASREGNTVAIFNRSYEKTETLVSEHPEAGFLPAQTYREFADSLQKPRTAIIMVKAGRPTDAVIDSLLEVFEPGDIIVDGGNAYFPDTIRREKAVRETGVNFVGAGISGGEEGALTGPSIMPGGSDESWVTLGPILKSIAAIAEGEPCVTHVGHDGAGHFVKMVHNGIEYADMQLIAEAYDLIRRGTGKSPAEIAEIFADWNRGELESYLIEITAEVLRQVDAETGKPLVDVILDQAGAKGTGAWTVQTALSLGVPVSGIAEATFARSLSSHPEQRAVASALPGPDDEFTVAPEDVDAFIEDVRLALYASKIVAYSQGFDEIRAGAAEYDWNIDLGAISKIWRGGCIIRAQFLNRIADAYAAEPGLPVLMTAPYFAEALTRGQAAWRRVVVTAAQAGIPAPAFSSSLSYYDGIRADRLPAALVQGQRDFFGAHTYKRIDKEGTFHTQWSGDRTEIEAEDTH; from the coding sequence GTGCCCGAAGCATCAGCCAACATCGGAGTCGTCGGACTCGCCGTCATGGGGTCGAACCTCGCCCGCAACCTCGCCAGCCGCGAGGGCAACACGGTGGCGATCTTCAACCGCAGCTACGAGAAGACCGAGACGCTCGTCTCCGAGCACCCCGAGGCCGGCTTCCTCCCCGCGCAGACCTACCGGGAGTTCGCCGACTCGCTGCAGAAGCCGCGGACCGCGATCATCATGGTCAAGGCCGGCCGCCCGACGGATGCCGTGATCGACTCGCTCCTCGAGGTCTTCGAGCCGGGCGACATCATCGTCGACGGCGGCAACGCCTACTTCCCCGACACGATCCGCCGCGAGAAGGCCGTCCGCGAGACGGGCGTGAACTTCGTCGGCGCCGGCATCTCCGGCGGCGAAGAGGGCGCCCTGACGGGCCCGTCGATCATGCCCGGCGGCTCGGACGAGTCGTGGGTCACGCTCGGTCCGATCCTGAAGTCCATCGCGGCGATCGCGGAGGGCGAGCCCTGCGTCACGCACGTCGGCCACGACGGCGCCGGGCACTTCGTCAAGATGGTGCACAACGGCATCGAGTACGCCGACATGCAGCTCATCGCCGAGGCCTACGACCTCATCCGCCGCGGCACCGGCAAGAGCCCCGCCGAGATCGCCGAGATCTTCGCCGACTGGAACCGGGGCGAACTCGAGTCGTACCTGATCGAGATCACCGCCGAGGTGCTCCGCCAGGTGGACGCCGAGACCGGCAAGCCGCTCGTCGACGTCATCCTCGACCAGGCGGGCGCCAAGGGCACCGGCGCGTGGACCGTGCAGACCGCCCTGTCGCTGGGCGTCCCGGTTTCGGGCATCGCCGAGGCCACCTTCGCGCGCTCGCTCTCCTCGCACCCCGAGCAGCGCGCCGTCGCATCCGCCCTCCCCGGCCCCGACGACGAGTTCACCGTCGCCCCGGAAGACGTCGACGCCTTCATCGAGGACGTGCGCCTCGCCCTGTACGCCTCGAAGATCGTCGCCTACTCGCAGGGCTTCGACGAGATCCGTGCCGGTGCCGCCGAGTACGACTGGAACATCGACCTCGGCGCGATCTCGAAGATCTGGCGCGGCGGTTGCATCATCCGCGCCCAGTTCCTCAACCGCATCGCCGACGCCTACGCGGCCGAGCCCGGTCTGCCGGTGCTGATGACCGCGCCGTACTTCGCCGAGGCCCTGACCCGCGGCCAGGCCGCGTGGCGGCGCGTGGTCGTCACGGCCGCGCAGGCCGGCATCCCCGCCCCGGCGTTCTCGTCGTCGCTGTCGTACTACGACGGCATCCGCGCCGACCGCCTGCCCGCAGCCCTCGTGCAGGGCCAGCGCGACTTCTTCGGCGCCCACACCTACAAGCGCATCGACAAGGAAGGCACCTTCCACACGCAGTGGTCGGGCGACCGCACCGAGATCGAGGCGGAAGACACGCACTGA